The DNA window GTCACCGACTCGAGGTTCTCGATGTTCTGCAGGGCGTCGAAGACCGGTGCGTCGCGGCCGGCGGTCGGGTGCATCGGCCGAAGCGCCTCTTCACAGCTGATCTCGATCCGGCCGTTGTAGAGGTCCATCCCGATGCCATCACCCAGTTCGCTGATGGCAGTGCCATCGAGGAGTTCGATGCCACCGTCTCGTCTGGATCCGAGCTCGTCGACGTACTCGCGCGCGGCGTCGGTAAATCGACCGGTCGTAACTACCATTCCGCGAACGGGGCCCTCGGAGTCGTGCGCTTCGACGACCGAGTGGAGGGTTTCGACCGGCCCTCGGCCGACTGCCTTCGCGTGTTCACAGGCGACGACGACTGCTCGGTGGTGACCGTCGACGGTCTCCTCCATCAGAATATCCCGGCCCGTTTCGGCCGTCTGACGTGTTTGGCGGACGTTCTCGTACCCGAGGTTCCGGAACACGTCCTCCATCAGGTCCTCGAACTCGTAGTCCGAGAGGTCGTCCAGGATCGCCATCGCGTTCACTGATACTAGAGACTCCAACACCGATAGCATTTTGGATTGTGAGATGGTTCCAAATGCCAACGTGACGAATCACTCTCGCTCGTCGAGTGACCCGTGAAACGCCTTTTGTTGTCTCTCACGTGGGACTACTCATGGCAACCGATCCCGACGACCTCGAGCTCAGCGACAGTGAAGCAGCCGCCCTCCACGACCTCCAACTCGGCATCGAGTACGTGTATCGGGCCTACGGCTCCTTACTCGAGTTCCACCACCAACTCGGCCACGCAATGGATCGAATGAGCGACGCCGAGGACGACCTCAGAGACGCCGGTCACGAGGAGTGGGCGAACGAACTCCGAGACGAGCACCTCCCCGCGGGAGCGATCAGCGACCAGTGGACGTTCGAACTCGTCGAGGAGTTCTCTACGGAGTTCCTCGAGGAGGTCGACGCCTTCGAATCGAACGTCAGAGACGAACTCGCCGACGGCATCGACCACGTGACCGAACGACGTCAGAAGCAACGGCTTCGCGACCGGGCTAAACGAGAGGACTGACGGGCGAAACGAAACGGCTGCCGGACTGGACGAGAGAAGTTCGAGCCGAATGAGAGAACGCACTGCTCGAGCGTATCCGCCGCGAAACTAACGCTTTTGTATCACACCGCTGGAATTAGGTCATGGTATCAAATACCACGGGCCTATCCGCCGCTGGACTGGCACGGCGGATCCGCGACCGCGATCTCGCTCCGAGCGAGGTCGTCGAGGACCACCTCGAGCGGATTCGCGAACGAAACGAGCGGACGAACGCGTTCGTTACGGTCACCGACGAGCTGGCCCGCGAGATGGCCGCCGACGCGGAACGCGCCCTCGAGGCTGGTGATCCGCTCGGGCCGCTCCACGGAGTTCCCGTCGCAATCAAAGACCTCGACGACGTCGAGGGCGTTCGGACGACGTCGGGGTCACTCCTTTTCGAGGACCGCACCGCCGACGCGGATTCGCCGTTCGTCGCCAGGCTGAAAGAGGCGGGCGCGATCGTGGTCGGCAAGACCAACCCGCCGGAGTTCGGTCTCGGAACGACGACGGACAACCGGGTCGCCGGGCCGACGGGGACGCCGTTCGATCCCGACCGCGTCGCCGGCGGCTCCTCGGGTGGCGCGGCCGCGGCACTCGCCGACCGGTTGGTCCCCCTCGCGCCGGGCTCAGACGCCGGCGGATCGATCCGTATTCCGGCGAGCCTCTGTGGCGTGTACGGACTCAAGCCGACCTACGGACTGGTCCCGAACGTCGGTCGACCAAACGGCTTCGCGAGCCATACACCGTTCTCCCACGAGGGTCCGATGGCCCGCACCGTCGAGGACGTGGCCCTCTCGCTCGACGTGATGGCGGGGACGCATCCGCGCGATCCCTTTTCAGTTCCCGTGACCGACGACTACCGTGCAGCCGTCGACCGACCGATCGACGAGCTAACGATCGCGTACAGCCCGGACATGGGCGTGTTTCCCGTCGAACCCGCCGTTCGGGACGTTCTCGAGGAAGCCGTCACCGAACTCGAGCGTGCCGGGGCGACCGTCGACGAGGTAGACCCCGACCTCGGTCACGACCAAGCGGAGTTACTGGACGCGTTCTACACGATGGCGACCGTCCGATGGCAGTCGCTATTCGACACGCTCGAGGACCAGGGATTCGATCCGCGCGGAGCCGACCGCGACCGACTGCGACCCTACCTCGTCGATCTCGTGTTAGACGCCGAGACGCCGACCACGAGGGAGGCTGCCCAGGCTGACGTGGTCCGAACGACCGTCTACGACGGCCTGGAGGACTGCTTCGAGGAGTACGACCTGCTCGCGACGGCGACGCTCGCCACGACCGCGTTCGCACACGGCGAGGAACCCGAAACGATCGACGGCGTCGAGGTCGAGCCGCTGCGCGGCTGGGTGCTCACGCAACCGTACAACTTCACCGGTCACCCCGCCGCGTCGGTTCCCGCCGGATTCGTCGACGACCTCCCCGTCGGTATGCAACTCGCCGGCCCCCGGTTCGCCGACGCCGACGTCATCGCGGCCAGCGCCGCCCTCGAGCGACGGCGGCCGTGGATCGATCGCTACCCCGCATGAGGACGGGTCCACGCGCTCGACCTACAGCCCATCTATGATCTCGGCGGCGAACGTCGACAGCGCCGCCGCCGTGTCCTCGTTTTGGATCCCGATAATCGCGTGATCGAGTCCGTACGACTCGAGCCTGCGGAAGTAGTCCCGAAACCACTCGATCCCGGCGTGAAAACCGAGGTGAAGCGGCTCCGGTCCGGCTGTTGGATCGTCCGCCAACTCGACGCGAACCGCGATGGCGAAGGGCTTCTCGTCCGCTCGCTCGCGCCAGCCCGAGAGGTAGCTCTCGAGCGTCGACTCCGGGAGGTGATAGAAGAGCCAGCCGTCGCCGTGCTCGGCGATCCACTCGTCGGACTGGCGGGAGTTACCCGTCGGCAAGAGCGGAATCGTCTCCGCCGTCGGCTTCGGAACCACGTCGAGGTCCCCCTCGAGCGAGCCCCACTCACCCTCGATGGTAGGGTACTCCTCCCGCCAGAGGGTTCGAATCGCCTCGAAGCGCTCGCGAAACGCCCGGCCGCGCTCCTCGCGGTCGACGTCGAAGGCGGGGTACTCGGGGTCGCGGTCGCCCGAGGCGACGCCGAGGACGAGTCGCCCGTCTGAAAGTTGGTCGACCGTCGCCGCGGACTTCGCGACGTGAATCGGGTGACACAGTGTAAGCACGACGCTCGAGGTCCCAAGTGCGATGTCGTCCGTCTGTGCGGCAACGTGTGAGAGCCACGGCCAGGTGTCGAACGTCTGACCCGCGTCGCCGAATTTGGGCCAGAAGGTCGGCACGTCTCGCGTCCAGAGGCCGTCGAAACCGACTTCCTCGGCGTGTGTCGCGAGTTCGATCTCGCGTTCGGGATCGGGCGTCGAACGGTTCGCTCCGGTCAAGGGAAAGCCCGCGCCGAAGGTCAGTCCCTCGCGGTCGAACAACCGTCGATAGCCAGCGTTCGCGTGGTCTGCGGGCATTCGCTCGAGCTATCCGCCGCGCTCACAAGACGCTGTTCGTTTCCGTCGGCATGGTCAGGAGAGACGAAACGACCCTATGCCGGAATCCGAGCGCGAACGTACTCGAGTCCCGGGCATCCGTCGACGTACCAGAGCGCGAGCGCCGTCCCGAACAGCAGCCACTCGGACAGGAAGAATATCGCAGGGTTCGTAAACGGCCCCACGAGCACTTCGACGGCCGCAGGCGGCTCGAACAGTCGGTCGTGAAACCGAAACGTCGGCTGCTCGAGCAGCGGCCAGACGAGGAACTCGGTCCCGTGGGGATACCCGAGGAACGCCCGTGGTGGGACGTCCGTGAGGATATGCGAGAGGTGTGCGATGGCGAACGCCGTCGCAGTCTCGAGGCGGCCGAGCGCGAACCCCACGGCGTAGACGACGACGAGCAACCCCGCGGCGAACAGCAGCGAGTGGGCGAGCGAGCGGCCGCTGGGCAGAATTCCGAACCACCACGCGAGTGGCTTGTCGATCAGGTCCGCGAGCTGCGAGCCGGCTAAGACCGCCAGCGCCGGCTCCGGGCGCGGCGGTCGTCCGAACCGACCGCGAGCGTACAGCGAGTAGAGGATGTAGGCGACGCCGAAGTGCCCCCAGGGCCACATGGTCGGGCGTACCTATCCACGGCGTGTAGTTAAGTCGTCCGTAACCCAGAGACGGAGCCGTGGTTCGCTGTCGAGGGCGATCGAATCGGGACGGAGGACTCTCGGTGGCTTCGTCGGCCCAAAAAAGGACGGAAATGTTCGGTGGGTCGCGTCGCGTGATCAGTCGTCGGCGGGCGTCGCACCGCTCGCGCCTTCGGCCTGGTCGCGCGTCCAGGAGAGTTTGCCACCGGCGGCGAGGATTGCGCGCTCGCGTTCGGAGGCGTCGAGGGTCGCCGTGACCTCGTAGTCGTCGTTGACGCGGACGGTGAACTCCTCTTGTCCGCTCGTGACGGCCTCGTAGACGTCGTCGACGATCTCGATCTCGTCGCCCTGGTCGATGTTCGCGTAGGTCTCCTCGTCGATCGTCAGCGGGACGATCCCGAAGTTGAAGAGGTTCGCGCGGTGGATCCGGGCGAAGCTCTGTGCGAGGACGCCCTCAATGCCGAGGTACATCGGACAGAGGGCGGCGTGCTCTCGCGAGGAGCCCTGACCGTAGTTCTCGCCGGCGACGAGGAAGCCGCCGTCGGCCTCGAGCGCGCGCTCGGCGAAGGTGTCGTCGACGCGGCTGAGGGTGAACTCGCTCAGTTTGGGGACGTTCGAGCGGTACATCAGGATGTCCTGGGTCGCAGGAATGATGTGGTCGGTCGTGATGTTGTCCTCCATCTTCAGGAGGGCGTCTCCCGAGATGTCGGAGCCGAGTTCGTCACGCAGGGGCACGTCGCCGATGTTCGGACCCTTGATGAGTTCGTCGTCGACGGCTTCCTCAGGTGCGATGAGGTCCGTCTTGGAGCCGTCGTACTCGTCTGGGAGTTCGACGCCGGGTGCCTCGAGGTCGTCGACTTCTTCCTCGAGGTTCCGTGGGTCGATGATCTCGCCTTTGATCGCCGCGGCGGCGGCGACCTCCGGCGAACAGAGGTAGACGTTGTCGTCTTCGATTCCCGAGCGACCCTCGAAGTTGCGGTTGAAGGTTCGCAGGGAGACCGAATCGGAGGCGGGAACGTGACCGATGCCGATACAGGCACCACACGTCGCTTCCGAGAAGTTGACGCCAGCAGCCATCATCTCCGCGACCCAGCCCTCGCGGGCGAGCATCTCGGAGGCCTGCTTGGAGCCAGGGGCGACGATCGTCTCGGTCTCCATCGAAACTTCGCGGCCCTCGAGCATCTTGGCGACGGGGAGGATGTCCTCGTAGCCACCGTTCGTACAGGAGCCGACGATGACCTGCTCGACGGACTCGCCCTCGACTTCGCTGACGGGGACGACGTTGTCGGGCATCGATGGCGTCGCGATCAGGGGCTCGAGGTCGGAGAGGTCGACGACGATTTCGTCGTCGTACTCGGCGTCGTCGTCGGGCTGAAGCTCGACGTACTCGTCGCCGCGGCCGACGCGCTCTAAGTAATCCTCGGTCTGCTCGTCGGTTGGGAAGATCGACGTCGTCGCGCCGAGTTCGGTTCCCATGTTGGTGATCGTCATCCGCTCGGGTGCAGTGAGCGACTCGACGCCGGGACCGGTGTACTCGAGAATCTTGCCGACGCCGCCTTTGACGGAGAGACGACGGAGCATCTCGAGGATGACGTCCTTCGCGGTGGCCCACTCTGGCAGTTCGCCCTCGAGGCGAACGCTGACGATTTCGGGCATTTCGACGTAGTAGGGTGCACCGCCCATCGCGACGGTGATGTCGATGCCACCCGCGCCGATAGCGAGTTCGCCGAGCCCGCCGGGGGTGGGGGTGTGACTGTCCGATCCCAGCAGCGTCTTGCCGGGTGCGGCGAAGTTCTCGCGGTGAACGTTGTGACAGATACCGTTACCGGGGCGAGAGAAATGAGCGCCGAATGTACCGGCTGCAGATCGCAGGAAACGGTGATCGTCCGTATTCTTAAAGTCGAACTGGTAGGTCTGGTGGTCGCAGTATTGTGCGGCAATCTCGGTCTGGACTTCGTCCAGTCCCATCGCTTCGAACTGGAGCCAGACCATCGTGCCGGTCGTGTCTTGGGTAAGTACCTGGTCGATCTCGATCCCGATCTCCTCGCCGGTCTCGAGTTCGCCCTCGACGAGGTGATCGTCGAGAATCTTCTCGGTGAGAGTCTGTCCCATAGCACACAAAACTCGGCTGCCCGGCCTGATAAATCCAGCGTGTTTCTACGAGGAGAGCACGATTTGTGGGACTACACGCGTCCTCGTGAACGGTGTCGCCGACGATGGTGTGAGCGCGCAGAACGAATCTCGCCATAACGGTCCGGCAATCGCTAGTCACCGTGGTCTTTCCCCTCGAAATTCGAACGCAGAGTGGCACAAAAACGGCTGTGAGGCGAGTGTACGCAGACCGTCTGTAAGCAGTGTAAGTACTGTGGACGTACGCACGTACAGCCACCAGCGAGTGTAGCCACCAGTCACTGGCGAGTGTAGCGCGTCGTCTCGAGAGGTGGCGCGTATTCGACGCGCCGTGTCGTGTGGTGATGTGTACGTTGGTACTCGGAAACCTGGCGTACGGGCCGTGACGAACGGATACGCTTTTCTCGATTCCCTCGCGTTGTCCCCACATGTTCCGTTCCGGTGCGTTCGTCGCCGAGCACATCTCGCCGACGACCGACGATCAGATTCAGCCAAACGGCGTCGACCTCACCTTAGACGTCGTCTTCGAACAACTCGAGCCGGGGCGTATCGGCCGAGACGGGAAACAAGTCGGCGACCGAATCGCCCGCCCGCTCGAGGAACTCGAGGAGGCCGACCCCGATACGTACTATCTCCCCAAGGGCGCGTACGTCGCGCGCTACGGCGAACGAATTCACATTCCCGACGGCCACATCGGGCTCGTCTACCCGCGTTCGTCGCTGATGCGAAACTCGTGTATGCTCAACACGGCCGTCTGGGACGCCGGCTACGAAGGCCGCGGCGAGGGGCTGTTGCAGGTCCACCACGACATCGAAATCGCACGCGGCGCGCGAATCGCCCAACTCGTCTTCGCCGAAGCGAACCACGAAGACGTCTACGACGGCAGCTATCAGCGCGAAAACCTCGAGTAGCGACCATTCGACGCGCAGTGCCTTTTTCAGCTGTCCGATCGGTCGGCAGTCAACTGCCGTCGGCTCCCCGTCGTCGCTCGCAGCGAGTGCGCGTACCCTTTTAGTCACTGCCAGCGGAACGTTCGGTACGATGATGGCGACGACCCACGTGTTCGCCGGCCTCGCACTCGTCGCCCCCATTGCGATGGAGGTCCCCGAATTCGCACTTCCACTCGCACTCGGCGCGATCGGTGGCGGTCTCGCGCCGGATGTCGACCTCGTCCTCACCCACCGACGAACGTTTCACTTTCCCATTTTCGGGATCGCACTCGCCGTTCCGATGATCATCATCGCTCTTGTCGCCCCCTCGAGCGCCACGGCAGCGCTGGCAGCGTTCGTGGTGACCGCGTGGCTCCACGCGGCGAGCGACGCGCTCGGTGGCGGCCCCGAAATGGATCCCTGGAACGACCGGAGCGAGCGCGCCGTCTACGACCACGTGCGCGGGCAGTGGGTCCGTCCTCGTCGCTGGATTCGCTACGACGGCGCACCCGAAGACGCCGCACTCGGCGTCGCGCTCGCGATTCCAGCACTGATCGTCTACGACGGTCCGGTCGCGTCGCTCGTTCTCGGCGGAATCGGACTCTCACTGGGCTACGCGGCCCTCCGTCGGCGACTCGTCGCGTGGGTTCCAGACTGGCTCGAGTGAAAGACGCCCAGACTCGTGTAGTCACCACGCCTTACATCGGTCTGACAGACACAGCGGCGAGTCGGAACGCTGATACTCCCGCTCGCCAAGCACATCCGTATGGTTGATACGTTCCTCGCCCAGACGACACATCTCGTCTTCGCCGCGATCTGGGCCGGCAGCGTCTTCTACGTCGCGTTCGTCATCTTGCCCCTGGCTCGAGACGGCGCGTTCAACTCGACGAAACCCCTCGAAGTCATCTCGAGCAAACTCACGA is part of the Natronorubrum sediminis genome and encodes:
- a CDS encoding amidase — protein: MVSNTTGLSAAGLARRIRDRDLAPSEVVEDHLERIRERNERTNAFVTVTDELAREMAADAERALEAGDPLGPLHGVPVAIKDLDDVEGVRTTSGSLLFEDRTADADSPFVARLKEAGAIVVGKTNPPEFGLGTTTDNRVAGPTGTPFDPDRVAGGSSGGAAAALADRLVPLAPGSDAGGSIRIPASLCGVYGLKPTYGLVPNVGRPNGFASHTPFSHEGPMARTVEDVALSLDVMAGTHPRDPFSVPVTDDYRAAVDRPIDELTIAYSPDMGVFPVEPAVRDVLEEAVTELERAGATVDEVDPDLGHDQAELLDAFYTMATVRWQSLFDTLEDQGFDPRGADRDRLRPYLVDLVLDAETPTTREAAQADVVRTTVYDGLEDCFEEYDLLATATLATTAFAHGEEPETIDGVEVEPLRGWVLTQPYNFTGHPAASVPAGFVDDLPVGMQLAGPRFADADVIAASAALERRRPWIDRYPA
- a CDS encoding deoxyuridine 5'-triphosphate nucleotidohydrolase, coding for MFRSGAFVAEHISPTTDDQIQPNGVDLTLDVVFEQLEPGRIGRDGKQVGDRIARPLEELEEADPDTYYLPKGAYVARYGERIHIPDGHIGLVYPRSSLMRNSCMLNTAVWDAGYEGRGEGLLQVHHDIEIARGARIAQLVFAEANHEDVYDGSYQRENLE
- a CDS encoding metal-dependent hydrolase, which translates into the protein MWPWGHFGVAYILYSLYARGRFGRPPRPEPALAVLAGSQLADLIDKPLAWWFGILPSGRSLAHSLLFAAGLLVVVYAVGFALGRLETATAFAIAHLSHILTDVPPRAFLGYPHGTEFLVWPLLEQPTFRFHDRLFEPPAAVEVLVGPFTNPAIFFLSEWLLFGTALALWYVDGCPGLEYVRARIPA
- a CDS encoding aconitate hydratase; its protein translation is MGQTLTEKILDDHLVEGELETGEEIGIEIDQVLTQDTTGTMVWLQFEAMGLDEVQTEIAAQYCDHQTYQFDFKNTDDHRFLRSAAGTFGAHFSRPGNGICHNVHRENFAAPGKTLLGSDSHTPTPGGLGELAIGAGGIDITVAMGGAPYYVEMPEIVSVRLEGELPEWATAKDVILEMLRRLSVKGGVGKILEYTGPGVESLTAPERMTITNMGTELGATTSIFPTDEQTEDYLERVGRGDEYVELQPDDDAEYDDEIVVDLSDLEPLIATPSMPDNVVPVSEVEGESVEQVIVGSCTNGGYEDILPVAKMLEGREVSMETETIVAPGSKQASEMLAREGWVAEMMAAGVNFSEATCGACIGIGHVPASDSVSLRTFNRNFEGRSGIEDDNVYLCSPEVAAAAAIKGEIIDPRNLEEEVDDLEAPGVELPDEYDGSKTDLIAPEEAVDDELIKGPNIGDVPLRDELGSDISGDALLKMEDNITTDHIIPATQDILMYRSNVPKLSEFTLSRVDDTFAERALEADGGFLVAGENYGQGSSREHAALCPMYLGIEGVLAQSFARIHRANLFNFGIVPLTIDEETYANIDQGDEIEIVDDVYEAVTSGQEEFTVRVNDDYEVTATLDASERERAILAAGGKLSWTRDQAEGASGATPADD
- a CDS encoding TIGR03571 family LLM class oxidoreductase: MPADHANAGYRRLFDREGLTFGAGFPLTGANRSTPDPEREIELATHAEEVGFDGLWTRDVPTFWPKFGDAGQTFDTWPWLSHVAAQTDDIALGTSSVVLTLCHPIHVAKSAATVDQLSDGRLVLGVASGDRDPEYPAFDVDREERGRAFRERFEAIRTLWREEYPTIEGEWGSLEGDLDVVPKPTAETIPLLPTGNSRQSDEWIAEHGDGWLFYHLPESTLESYLSGWRERADEKPFAIAVRVELADDPTAGPEPLHLGFHAGIEWFRDYFRRLESYGLDHAIIGIQNEDTAAALSTFAAEIIDGL